Genomic window (Oscillatoria salina IIICB1):
GCAGTAAGCACAAAGTGGGCGAAGTTGTCGTTCGCAAAGAAATCGAAACCCGAATGGTAGAAGTTCCCGTACATCGGGAAAAGTTAATTGTCGAACAAGTGGGAGCGGAAAACAAACAACTAGCGGAAATCGATTTAGGTGAAGGCGAAGTTACTGGTGTTGAAGTAGGTAAAGCAACAGTTAGAGGCGAATTTATCTCTCCGAAAGCAGCCAGTGACTTGTTAGCAGCGATCGCGCTGGATAAAAATCACGGTTGTGCGGCGGTGCGCGTGGAAATTGTTCTCAATAACCCAGAACGTAAAGAAACTTATCAACAAATGTTCGATCGCTGTACCGGGAAATAAAGCGCGATCGCCGCTTCGCTGTTGGACTCTTGCTTGTTAGGATTTAGATATAGTTTTTGTAGAAAGTGAATTCCTCTTGCTATGTCAACGGCTGCCCAACCTTTACCCGCTAACCTCGATCGTATTGTGCAACGCTTCAAGCGGCGATCGGACCCAAAGCAGCGTTATCAACAACTGCTCTGGTATGCGAAAAAACTCGATGCAATGCCAGAAGCAGACAAAACTCCAGAAAACAAAGTCTCCGGCTGCGTTTCTCAGGTTTATATCACTGCCGATTTAGAAGACGGGAAAGTTTGGTATCACGGAGATTCTGACGCACAACTGGTAAAAGGCTTAGTTGCTCTTCTAATTCAAGGGTTGAATGGTTTAACTCCAGAAGAGATTTTACAAGTTACTCCTGATTTTATTGAAGAAACTGGACTGAAGGTCAGCTTAACTCCTTCCCGCGCTAACGGCTTTTACAATATCTTCCAAACCATGAAGAAAAAAGCTCTTGGTTTTCAAATAGCAACCTCTAGTCAAGAAAATAATTAGGAGTTTATCGCCAAGCGACTAAAGTCACAGTTTGACTAACAAAGCCCGCAGAAGCGGGCTGTTAAATATCTAGATTAATTTTTTGATAATTAATGTCATCACAGCGTCGTCCGCGCAAATCTATGGGTTTGGGTAGTAGTAAGCTGAAACAATACCGAATTCCCACTTCCCAACCTTTTCAATTTAACTGGAACGATCTCTACCACAGACTACTAATTGTTTCCTGGTTTCAATTCTTCGCTTTAATCGTTTTCTCCTATTTAATAATCAATCTTTGCTTTGCTTTTGCTTACCTCTTGCAAGAAAATAGCATTACCAATGCTCAACCAGGTTCGTTGATTGATGCTTTTTTCTTCAGCGTCCAAACAATGTCAACTATTGGTTACGGCGCTATGTCCCCTCAAACTTGGTATGCTAATTTTTTAGTTACTATCGAGGCTTTATTTGGTCTTTTAGGCGTAGCAATGGCAACTGGACTGATGTTTGCTCGTTTCTCGCGACCCACTGCTCGCGTAATTTTCAGCCGAGTTGCCGTAATTTGTCCTTTTAATGGCGTTCCTACCTTGATGTTTCGCACCGCTAACCAACGCGATAACCGCATTTTGGAAGGACAAATTCGAGTCAGTCTCCTGCGTAATGAAGTATCGCCAGAAGGAATCCAATTACGTCGCTTTTACGATCTCCAGTTACTTCGTTCTCAAACACCGATCTTTGGCTTAACGTGGATGGTTATGCACCCCATCGATGAAAATAGTCCTCTTTTTCAAGTAACAACCGATCTTCTCATTGACTGGGATGCGGAAATTCTCGTCACTCTCACTGGGCTAGATGAGACTTTTTCCCAAACTATCCACGCTCGTTATTCTTATCGAGTTGAAGATATTTTCTGGAATCTGCGTTTTGTCGATATTTTTTCGAGAACTACAGATGGTAAAGACTACAAGCTTGATTTAACTCATTTTAACGAGGTTATCCCTTTACCATCTGAGGGTAAGAATAAATTGTAGCTCTATTTTTATGGCTAATTAAGAAACTTTATTCTTCACTTTCTGAGATAGTGCGAGAACAACACCAATTACTGGGTAGTCCGGAGGGCCAACCCATGCGTAAGGCTTCTGGACAAATTGCCATGACTGTTAGTTGACAGTCGATAAGCTGGAATCCTTGTTTTTCTGTCTGCTTGAGACTTTGTTTCAAGATCGAGTCGTTTTTGAATTCAATCGTCTTATTACATTGAACGCAAACCATGTGATGGTGGTGGTGGGGATAAGGATGATTGAGTTCGTAGTGTTTATGTCCTTCAGCTAGCTCTAATTCCCGTAGAATGCCCATGCGTGCCATGAGCTTGACGCTGCGGTAAATCGTGGATAAGCTGATTGCTTCGCCTCGTTGTTCCAGCAAATTGTGAATTTCCTCTGCTGAAAGATGATTTCCTCTCGGCAGATTTTGAAACAGATGCAAGATGGTTTCTCGCTGTGGGGTTAAACGCCAACCTCGTGAATTGAGTTCGGCTTTCAGCGACGTGGCTGTATACGGAGGCATATCGAAATCCTCTCAGGTATCTCTCTTTATTGACAATGATAATTGCGATCGCTACTTATTTTCAACAAACACTACTAATTGACAATTACTCGCAGTCTTTTATCGATCTCTATTGAAAATTGGGGACTGGGGATTTCAGTGAACAGTTACCAGTGAGCAGTGAGCAGTTACCAGTGAGCAGTTATTAGTTATCAGTTTGTCCCCTTTATCTTCCTTGTCTCCCTTGTCTTCCTTGTCTCCCAAGTCTCCCTCATCCCCCATCCTTCCCTCTCCAATAACGCAGCAAAATCCCGTGGTTGGGGCTAAAGAAAAAAGCTAGGAAAAAGAAAGCAAAAATTACTAAAACGATCGCTGGTCCGGATGGTAAATCTAAGTAATAGCTTAAGTACATCCCGCTCACGCTACCCAAAACACCAATTATTGAACCTAATAACATCATTTGGTGTAATTCTTTGACTAATAAATAAGCTGTGCTAGCTGGAGCTATCAATAAGGAGATAACCATCAAAACACCCACGGTTTGCATACTGGCAATAATTGTCAAAGTGACGGCAGCAATCAAACAAAAATAAATTAAATTTACTGGTAAGCCAAAGGCTTGAGCGCCCAAAGGATCGAAGGTATAATAAAGCAATTCGCGGTAAAACATTTTGACTAAAATCAAAATGATCAGCGTGGCGATCGCCGTTTGAACTAAGTCGGTTGGAGTAACACCTAAAATGTCGCCAAATAAAATTGAACTCAGGTCAATTGTGTTAGTTCGCAACAGTTTAATTAGCATTACTCCTAAGCCTAAAAAGCCCGACAATACTACTGCCATTGCTGCGTCTACATTGACGGGAGATTGAGAGCGAATCCAAGCTACAACTAGAGCGCTTGAGGTTCCAGCAATAAATGCGCCAAATTCGAGATTAATTCCTAGAAAAAAGGCGATTGATAGTCCGGGTAAGACGGCGTGGGAAATCACATTACCTAGTAAACTCAGGCGTTCTACAACTAAATAACTACCAACTACTGCACAAACTATGCCTAATAAAATTGAAATTATTAAGGCATTTCGCATGAATTCAAAAGTGATAATTGGTTCGATTAGCCAATTCATTTTTTATTGGGGATTGGTGATTGGGGATTGGGAGGGCAACCACGGGGGGTTTGCCCCTACGCTGGGGATTAGGGGTGTAGAGACGTTGTATGCAACGTCTCTACTAGGCGGAGACTAAACTGAGGTCGTGACCGTAGGCTTTTTGAAAGTTAGTTTTGGTTAATACTTCTTGGGGGGAACCAACAGCAATTAATTGTTTATTTAGTAATAATAAGCGATCGTAGTAAGTTAAAGTTTCTCCTAAATCGTGGCTGACAATTAAGAGGATTTTGTTTTCAGTTTTGAGTTCTTTGAAAATAGTCAGAATAATATCTTTGGTTTTGATATCAACTCCGTTAAAAGGTTCGTCAAAAAAGAATACTTCTGCTTGTTGGGCTAAGGAACGTGCGAGAAATACTCGTTGTTGTTGTCCTCCGGAAAGTTGTCCAATTTGGCGATCGCGCAACTCCCACATATTCACTCGCTTCAGTGCGTCTTTGACAATTTCTTGCGATTGACGCGAGGGATTTTTCCACCATTTTAGGTGTCGGGTTCGCGCTAGCATGACTACGTTTTTCACGGAAATTGGATAATTCCAGTCAATCTGCGATCGCTGCGGTACATAAGCTACTTTTGCTAATTGATTTGCGAAACCTCTCTCGTTATACTTGACATCTCCACTAGAATGTGGTAACAAACCCAACATAGCTTTGAGCAGAGTAGTTTTCCCGGCTCCGTTGGGACCGACTAAACCGATTAATTGTCCGGGTTTAATGATAAAGTTTACACTCTCAAGGGCGCAAGTGCCTCGATATTTGACTGTGAGGTTACGGATTTCGAGCATATTCGAGCGATCGCTCCTCTGGTGATTAGGAATATCAGTGGGATTCACTTTCTCTATTGTGAACGAAAATGATTCTCACTCGCACTGGCAAAAAGTAATAGAATGAGAATCATTCTAAAATAAATTTTGCTTGGAGTGAGAAAATGGAGAAGTGGAAAAGAATTGGGTGTGTAGGATTAACTACATTAGCCGTTGCTTTTGCTGGATGTAATACTGTAGAGACAGAAAGCGGGGAAACAGAGAAACTGCAAGTAATAGCGACAACAAGCTTACTTTGCGACTTAACAGAAAAAATAGCCCAAGACACAGTAACATTAAACTGTTTAATCGAACCAGGAACAAATCCCCATAGCTACGAACCCACCCCAAGCGATCGCGCAGCGATCGACCAAGCGCAACTAATTTTATATGGTGGTTATCAGTTAGAAGCAAAAATGATTGCTTTAATTGAGTCTACCAGCAGTACAATTGAAAAAATCGCCATTTATGAACAAGCTGTACCCAATCCTTTGCTAGGAGAACATCACGAACATCATCACGACGAGGAACACAATCATGAGGAAGAAGAAGTAAATACCGAAGAAGAACTTGTTAGCGATCCTCATGTTTGGCATGATGCCGAAAATGGCATTAAAATAGTTCAGAGTATCGCCGAAAACTTAGAAAATCTCGCCCCAGAAAACGCCCAACTCTACCAACAAAACGCCGCAGAATTAACCGAGAGACTAACTGAAATCGACACTTGGATTAGCGACCAAATAGCCACAATTCCCATTCAGCAACGCAAACTCGTCACCACTCACGACGCATTTGGATATTACGCTCAAGCTTACGGTTTAGAAGTCGAACCCATACAAGGAATTTCTTCCGAAACCAAACCAAGCGCAGCCAGATTAAAAGAAATTGTCGGAACCGTAAAACAAGCCGAAGTACCAACAATTTTCGCTGAAGCGACCACTAATCCTAGCGTACTAGAAACAATTTCTAGAGAAGCAAATGTGAACATTTCCAAGCAACCTTTGTACGCTGCTGGACCAGGAAGCAAAGGAAGCGAAGTAGAAACCTATGCAGAAATGCTCATCGCTAATACTCGTGCGATCGTCGAAGGATTAGGAGGCGAATATAGTCCACTGTAAGGGTAATTCCTCCTCTAGTTGGTAGGTAAATCAACATTTATGATAACCTCTCCCCCAACCCCTCTCCTGAAAGGAGAGGGGAGAAGAATTGCTACAGATTAAGTATTTCCAAGGATTAATTACTCCCCCTTCGGTTGTAGGGAAGGGGGTTGGGGGGTTAGGTTAGACAATGGTAGCGTTAATGCGTGCGTGCGCTGCGCGAAATACAAACTCCTCGTTGCGGAAACCAACCCTCTGGTGGTAGTGTTTTCCAGCACCGTTTTCGTGGTAAAACTTACTACAATAACATCAAGTCAGGCGATTTCGCTCCCATACATCCTCTTAGCAAGTAGTCGGGCGATAATTGTTGCTGTAACTTACTGTTACCCGAAAATCTAGGCGATCGCGAATGAGGATTGTTAATTATTAACCTAACTATATTGGCTCACAAAAACACCAATTTGTCAACTACTAAAACATATTTTTTCATATTGGCTACTTTGAAAAAAACTAATTAAAGCAAGAGAAAAGAGGTGAAAGTAAATGCAACCAACAAATCCAAATCAATTTACTGAAAAAGCCTGGGAAGCAATTGTTCGCACTCCAGATATTGCGAAACAAAATCGCAATCAACAAATTGAAAGCGAACATTTAATGAAGTCTCTCCTCGAACAAGAGGGACTAGCTACCAGCATTTTTAATAAAGCAGGTGCAAGCGTCCAAAAATGGCGCGATCGCACTGAGGAATTTCTCAATCGTCAGCCGAAAGTGGCGAATACTAACGGTTCGGTGTATTTAGGGAAAAGTTTAGATACTTTATTAGACCGCGCTGATGGTTATCGCCAAGAATTTGGTGATGAATATATTTCTGTCGAACACTTTGTTTTAGGTTATGCCAAAGATGACCGTTTTGGCAAACAATTATTTAAGGAATTTGGCTTAACAGAAAATAAACTGAAGGAAATTATTAAAGAAATTCGAGGTAGTCAAAAAGTGACAGATCAAAATCCAGAAGGTAAATACGAAGCATTAGAAAAATACGGTCGCGATTTAACTCAATTGGCAAAAGAAGGTAAACTAGATCCGGTCATTGGACGCGACGAAGAAATTCGCCGGACAATTCAAATTCTTTCGCGGAGAACGAAGAATAATCCAGTTTTGATCGGCGAACCAGGAGTAGGAAAAACCGCAATTGTTGAAGGATTAGCACAACGAATTGTCAGTCGTGATGTGCCAGAATCGTTACGCGATCGCGCTTTAATCGCCCTTGATATGGGTGCGTTAATTGCTGGTGCAAAATATCGCGGTGAGTTTGAAGAACGCTTAAAAGCAGTTCTCAAAGAAGTTACCGACTCCCAAGGAAATATCATCATGTTTATTGATGAAATTCACACCGTTGTCGGTGCTGGTGCAACCCAAGGTGCAATGGATGCGGGTAACTTACTTAAACCAATGTTAGCTCGTGGCGAACTTCGTTGTATCGGTGCGACGACTTTGGATGAGTATCGCAAGTATATCGAAAAAGATGCTGCTTTAGAACGTCGTTTCCAAGAAGTTTACGTCGGTGAACCCAACGTCGAAGATACAATCTCGATTTTGCGCGGTTTGAAAGAACGTTATGAAGTTCACCACGGTGTGAAAATCGCGGATAATTCCTTAGTTGCAGCCGCAGTTTTGTCAAATCGATATATTAGCGATCGCTTTCTTCCTGATAAAGCAATCGACTTGGTAGACGAGTCCGCAGCTAGATTGAAAATGGAGATTACCTCCAAACCCGAAGAACTTGACGAAATTGACCGCAAAATTCTTCAGTTAGAAATGGAACGTCTTTCTTTGCAAAAAGAAAACGATCGCGCTTCCCAAGAAAGGTTATTAAGACTCGAAAAAGAGTTAGCCGACCTCAAGGAACAACAAAGCCAGCTTAACGGACAATGGCAAGCAGAGAAAGAAAATCTCGACCGAATTCGCCAAATTAAAGAAAAAATCGACCAAACTAATTTGGAAATTCAACAAGCGGAACGAGATTACGACCTGAATCGCGCTGCGGAATTGCGTTATGGTAAGTTGACTGACTTACAACGTCAAGCGAAAGAAGCGGAAAATAAGCTGCAAGAAATGCAGACTACGGGTAAATCCTTACTACGTGAAGAAGTTACTGAGTCGGATATTGCGGAAGTAATTTCCAAATGGACGGGAATCCCAATTTCTAAACTGGTTGAGTCAGAAAAAGAAAAGCTGCTGCATCTCGAAGAAGAATTACATCAGCGCGTAATTGGACAAGAAGAAGCAGTCACCGCAGTTGCAGATGCAATTCAGCGATCGCGCGCGGGTTTGGCTGACCCCCATCGTCCCACTGCTAGCTTTATTTTCCTCGGACCTACAGGTGTTGGTAAAACTGAGTTAGCGAAAGCATTAGCAGCGAATCTGTTTGATACCGAAGAAGCTTTAGTTCGCATCGATATGTCCGAATATATGGAAAAACACGCCGTTTCCCGGCTTTTAGGTGCGCCTCCGGGATACGTCGGTTACGAACAAGGGGGACAACTTTCCGAAGCCATTCGTCGCCGTCCTTATTCGGTTATTTTATTCGACGAAATCGAAAAAGCCCATGCAGATGTGTTCAATATCATGCTGCAAATCTTGGATGACGGACGCTTAACTGATTCCCAAGGTCATGTCGTAGACTTCAAAAATACGATTATCATCATGACCAGTAACATTGGTTCGCAGTATATCCAAGACGTCTCCGGTGACGAGGAAAAATACGAAGAAATGCGATCGCGCGTTATGGAAGCAATGCGTAACAGTTTCCGTCCCGAATTTCTCAACCGCATCGACGAAATTATCATCTTCCACAGTTTGGAAAAATCACAATTGCGCGATATCGTCAAACTGCAAATCAAACATCTCGAAAAACGTTTAGCAGAACAAAAAATCTCTCTCAAACTCGCTGACGATGCCTTAGAGTATATCGCCGAAATCGGTTACGATCCAGTTTACGGTGCGCGACCTTTAAAACGAGCAGTACAAAGGTATCTGGAAACAGCGATCGCCAAAGCAATTTTGCGCGGTGAATTTAAAGAAAATGATACTATCTTCGTCGATGTCGAAGACGAAAGATTAGTCTTCAAACGCTTACCAGTTGAGATGTTAACCTCCTAGAAACAATCTAGAGACGTTGCAGCAACGTCTCTAGTGTTATTTAATAGTTGAGAGAAAGCCTCTACTTCTGTACGGAATCAGCTCTTCTAATCGGTCTTTTGTGGGTACTTTAAGTAATTATTCTTAATTATGTTATTTTGATGAAGCTAATATATTGTTTTGATGAAGTTCTCGATTAAATATTTACTCGGAAAAAGACGATTGTTATACTCGGCATAATAGTGAAAACACTAAGTCGAAGGAAGTAAATTCTCTGATGAAGACTCCACTTACTAAAATCGCTTTTGCTGCTGCTACTGGTACTGTCCTCAGCTTAGGAGCAATAGCTAACTCTGCTGAAGCTGCTAGCTTCAACTTTTCCTACACCCTACAAAACGGAGATATCCTCAGTGGGATGTTAGAAGGGGAAGTCCAAGCAGATAATGATACAGTTATTGTTTCGGAAATTAGTATGG
Coding sequences:
- a CDS encoding SufE family protein, yielding MSTAAQPLPANLDRIVQRFKRRSDPKQRYQQLLWYAKKLDAMPEADKTPENKVSGCVSQVYITADLEDGKVWYHGDSDAQLVKGLVALLIQGLNGLTPEEILQVTPDFIEETGLKVSLTPSRANGFYNIFQTMKKKALGFQIATSSQENN
- a CDS encoding ion channel, which encodes MSSQRRPRKSMGLGSSKLKQYRIPTSQPFQFNWNDLYHRLLIVSWFQFFALIVFSYLIINLCFAFAYLLQENSITNAQPGSLIDAFFFSVQTMSTIGYGAMSPQTWYANFLVTIEALFGLLGVAMATGLMFARFSRPTARVIFSRVAVICPFNGVPTLMFRTANQRDNRILEGQIRVSLLRNEVSPEGIQLRRFYDLQLLRSQTPIFGLTWMVMHPIDENSPLFQVTTDLLIDWDAEILVTLTGLDETFSQTIHARYSYRVEDIFWNLRFVDIFSRTTDGKDYKLDLTHFNEVIPLPSEGKNKL
- a CDS encoding transcriptional repressor, with the protein product MPPYTATSLKAELNSRGWRLTPQRETILHLFQNLPRGNHLSAEEIHNLLEQRGEAISLSTIYRSVKLMARMGILRELELAEGHKHYELNHPYPHHHHHMVCVQCNKTIEFKNDSILKQSLKQTEKQGFQLIDCQLTVMAICPEALRMGWPSGLPSNWCCSRTISESEE
- a CDS encoding metal ABC transporter permease, with product MNWLIEPIITFEFMRNALIISILLGIVCAVVGSYLVVERLSLLGNVISHAVLPGLSIAFFLGINLEFGAFIAGTSSALVVAWIRSQSPVNVDAAMAVVLSGFLGLGVMLIKLLRTNTIDLSSILFGDILGVTPTDLVQTAIATLIILILVKMFYRELLYYTFDPLGAQAFGLPVNLIYFCLIAAVTLTIIASMQTVGVLMVISLLIAPASTAYLLVKELHQMMLLGSIIGVLGSVSGMYLSYYLDLPSGPAIVLVIFAFFFLAFFFSPNHGILLRYWRGKDGG
- a CDS encoding metal ABC transporter ATP-binding protein, whose protein sequence is MNPTDIPNHQRSDRSNMLEIRNLTVKYRGTCALESVNFIIKPGQLIGLVGPNGAGKTTLLKAMLGLLPHSSGDVKYNERGFANQLAKVAYVPQRSQIDWNYPISVKNVVMLARTRHLKWWKNPSRQSQEIVKDALKRVNMWELRDRQIGQLSGGQQQRVFLARSLAQQAEVFFFDEPFNGVDIKTKDIILTIFKELKTENKILLIVSHDLGETLTYYDRLLLLNKQLIAVGSPQEVLTKTNFQKAYGHDLSLVSA
- a CDS encoding metal ABC transporter substrate-binding protein — translated: MEKWKRIGCVGLTTLAVAFAGCNTVETESGETEKLQVIATTSLLCDLTEKIAQDTVTLNCLIEPGTNPHSYEPTPSDRAAIDQAQLILYGGYQLEAKMIALIESTSSTIEKIAIYEQAVPNPLLGEHHEHHHDEEHNHEEEEVNTEEELVSDPHVWHDAENGIKIVQSIAENLENLAPENAQLYQQNAAELTERLTEIDTWISDQIATIPIQQRKLVTTHDAFGYYAQAYGLEVEPIQGISSETKPSAARLKEIVGTVKQAEVPTIFAEATTNPSVLETISREANVNISKQPLYAAGPGSKGSEVETYAEMLIANTRAIVEGLGGEYSPL
- the clpB gene encoding ATP-dependent chaperone ClpB translates to MQPTNPNQFTEKAWEAIVRTPDIAKQNRNQQIESEHLMKSLLEQEGLATSIFNKAGASVQKWRDRTEEFLNRQPKVANTNGSVYLGKSLDTLLDRADGYRQEFGDEYISVEHFVLGYAKDDRFGKQLFKEFGLTENKLKEIIKEIRGSQKVTDQNPEGKYEALEKYGRDLTQLAKEGKLDPVIGRDEEIRRTIQILSRRTKNNPVLIGEPGVGKTAIVEGLAQRIVSRDVPESLRDRALIALDMGALIAGAKYRGEFEERLKAVLKEVTDSQGNIIMFIDEIHTVVGAGATQGAMDAGNLLKPMLARGELRCIGATTLDEYRKYIEKDAALERRFQEVYVGEPNVEDTISILRGLKERYEVHHGVKIADNSLVAAAVLSNRYISDRFLPDKAIDLVDESAARLKMEITSKPEELDEIDRKILQLEMERLSLQKENDRASQERLLRLEKELADLKEQQSQLNGQWQAEKENLDRIRQIKEKIDQTNLEIQQAERDYDLNRAAELRYGKLTDLQRQAKEAENKLQEMQTTGKSLLREEVTESDIAEVISKWTGIPISKLVESEKEKLLHLEEELHQRVIGQEEAVTAVADAIQRSRAGLADPHRPTASFIFLGPTGVGKTELAKALAANLFDTEEALVRIDMSEYMEKHAVSRLLGAPPGYVGYEQGGQLSEAIRRRPYSVILFDEIEKAHADVFNIMLQILDDGRLTDSQGHVVDFKNTIIIMTSNIGSQYIQDVSGDEEKYEEMRSRVMEAMRNSFRPEFLNRIDEIIIFHSLEKSQLRDIVKLQIKHLEKRLAEQKISLKLADDALEYIAEIGYDPVYGARPLKRAVQRYLETAIAKAILRGEFKENDTIFVDVEDERLVFKRLPVEMLTS